A genome region from Clostridium sp. JN-9 includes the following:
- a CDS encoding ABC transporter ATP-binding protein, which translates to MDAEQLKTVKELINLPMLSTITDQSEKTKVLNQMLDLFSKMPDMGTTTSSSDSKNKMDTKSIKAVQQFIALPKLDTLTNANEKADVAEKIMDLGKQMSSSMKNAPSNPKSDVKFTDDQINAAITAIRETNGQYDFYYIGTIILILMGMYLISSLFSLIMGLVMSGVSQNTVRDLRREVDEKIGRLPLKYFDSHSHGDILSRVTNDVDTIATTLQQSLTQIITSVITIIGYIIMMLTISPVLTLIVIATLPLYVFATVFIAKKSQKYFTNQQKEIGLLSGHVEEMYTGHKIVKAFGHEKESIEEFEAINSRLNNAGWRAQFVSGIMFPLMNFISNLGYVGISVVGGFWITKGLLGLGDIIAFIQYSRSFTMPIVQTANIANIIQSTIACAERVFQILDEEEELPDSSDTVVIENPKGEVTFQHVDFKYVEDVPLIEDMNLEVKQGHTIAIVGPTGAGKTTLVNLLMRFYEINSGEIKVDGVNINRIKRSELRKMFGMVLQDTWLYNGTIKGNIAYGKDGASMDDIVRAAKAAHADHFIRTLPQGYDTVLNEEGTNISQGQKQLLTIARAILANPTILILDEATSSVDTRTEVLIQKAMANLMRGRTSFVIAHRLSTIRDAELILVMNKGKIIEMGNHKELLSKNGFYADLYNSQFTGASLENDAI; encoded by the coding sequence ATGGATGCAGAGCAGCTTAAAACTGTTAAGGAATTAATTAATCTGCCTATGTTAAGTACGATTACTGATCAAAGTGAAAAAACAAAGGTTTTAAATCAAATGCTTGATTTATTCAGTAAAATGCCTGATATGGGTACAACCACAAGTAGTAGTGACTCAAAAAATAAAATGGATACAAAAAGCATAAAAGCTGTACAGCAGTTTATTGCACTTCCAAAATTAGATACACTTACTAATGCTAATGAAAAAGCAGATGTAGCTGAAAAAATTATGGATTTAGGAAAACAGATGAGCAGCAGCATGAAAAATGCTCCATCAAATCCTAAAAGCGATGTGAAATTTACTGATGATCAGATAAATGCAGCAATTACAGCAATTAGGGAAACCAATGGACAATATGATTTCTACTACATTGGAACCATTATATTAATTTTAATGGGCATGTATTTAATAAGTTCGCTTTTCAGCTTAATTATGGGCCTAGTGATGTCCGGGGTTTCACAGAACACAGTGAGAGACCTTAGAAGAGAAGTAGATGAAAAGATTGGAAGACTGCCGCTGAAATATTTTGACAGTCATTCTCACGGGGATATTTTAAGCCGTGTCACTAATGATGTGGATACTATTGCAACTACATTGCAGCAAAGTTTAACACAGATAATTACATCTGTTATTACAATAATAGGCTACATTATTATGATGCTTACTATAAGCCCTGTTCTCACACTTATAGTAATAGCAACACTGCCTCTTTATGTTTTTGCTACAGTATTTATAGCAAAGAAGTCGCAAAAATATTTTACTAATCAGCAGAAGGAAATTGGTTTGCTAAGTGGACATGTTGAGGAAATGTATACTGGTCACAAAATAGTAAAAGCCTTTGGACATGAAAAGGAATCAATAGAAGAGTTTGAAGCTATAAATAGCAGACTTAATAATGCAGGCTGGAGAGCTCAATTTGTTTCCGGCATAATGTTCCCACTTATGAACTTTATAAGTAACCTTGGTTATGTTGGAATAAGTGTAGTGGGCGGATTTTGGATAACAAAGGGCCTGCTTGGATTAGGTGATATAATCGCATTTATACAATATTCAAGATCATTTACTATGCCTATTGTTCAGACTGCAAATATAGCAAATATTATTCAGTCAACTATTGCATGTGCTGAGCGTGTATTCCAGATATTAGATGAGGAAGAGGAACTTCCTGACAGCAGTGATACAGTAGTAATAGAAAACCCAAAGGGAGAAGTTACATTCCAGCATGTTGATTTTAAATATGTTGAAGATGTACCTCTTATAGAAGACATGAACCTTGAGGTAAAACAAGGACATACAATTGCCATTGTTGGACCTACAGGCGCTGGTAAAACAACCCTTGTTAATTTGTTAATGAGATTTTATGAAATTAATTCAGGTGAAATAAAAGTTGACGGTGTTAATATAAATCGTATCAAACGAAGCGAGCTTCGTAAAATGTTTGGTATGGTGCTTCAGGATACATGGCTTTATAATGGCACAATTAAGGGCAATATAGCTTACGGTAAAGATGGAGCTTCAATGGATGACATTGTCCGTGCAGCAAAGGCAGCACATGCAGATCACTTTATAAGAACACTGCCTCAGGGCTACGATACTGTTCTTAATGAAGAAGGAACTAATATTTCACAGGGACAAAAACAGCTGTTAACTATAGCCCGTGCAATACTTGCAAATCCTACAATTTTAATTTTAGATGAAGCAACCAGCAGTGTTGATACTAGAACAGAGGTATTAATTCAAAAGGCTATGGCTAATTTAATGAGAGGCAGAACAAGCTTTGTAATTGCACACAGATTGTCCACTATACGTGATGCTGAGCTTATTTTAGTTATGAATAAAGGAAAAATTATTGAAATGGGTAATCATAAGGAACTGCTAAGTAAGAACGGCTTCTATGCAGATCTTTATAACAGCCAGTTCACAGGTGCAAGCCTGGAGAATGATGCAATCTAA
- a CDS encoding cysteine hydrolase, whose amino-acid sequence MKYFCPFHDKWYQYHKRDNFNSNRFIYGNIGNIRVDPEGSTIISTWNTVPVPPPPEIKSAAVTSKNCALLILDMETTICKSPRCTSTIPNIKSLLDKAREIGMLVIYSIIPSGNPSDIEKQLAPLPNELIVESGVDKFYNTNLNSVLREKGIKTVIITGYAANGVVLHTSISAAIRGYKVIVPVDCMSADIPYAEQYSAWHLAYSPGARNRIALSQTNLIRFLKL is encoded by the coding sequence GTGAAATATTTTTGTCCTTTTCATGATAAATGGTATCAATACCACAAGAGAGATAATTTTAATAGCAATAGATTTATCTACGGAAACATAGGAAACATAAGAGTTGATCCTGAAGGCAGTACAATTATCAGCACATGGAATACAGTCCCAGTGCCTCCCCCACCTGAGATTAAATCTGCAGCTGTTACTTCAAAAAACTGTGCTCTTTTAATATTAGATATGGAGACAACCATATGTAAAAGTCCCAGATGTACTTCCACTATCCCAAATATCAAAAGTTTGTTAGATAAAGCCAGAGAAATAGGAATGCTTGTTATATATAGTATTATACCATCAGGAAATCCTTCAGATATTGAAAAGCAGCTGGCGCCTTTACCAAATGAGCTCATTGTGGAGTCCGGCGTAGATAAGTTCTACAATACAAATTTAAATTCAGTATTAAGGGAAAAGGGTATTAAAACTGTTATTATAACGGGCTATGCTGCCAATGGTGTAGTGCTGCATACATCTATCAGCGCTGCTATCCGTGGTTATAAGGTAATCGTACCCGTTGACTGCATGTCTGCAGATATACCCTATGCAGAGCAATACAGTGCATGGCATTTGGCTTACAGTCCTGGAGCAAGAAACAGGATAGCTCTGTCCCAGACTAATTTAATTAGATTTCTAAAGTTATAA
- a CDS encoding IS1 family transposase: MENKKCTDINILSYFASLRHDSERKCPYCGCTHTVLYGKYNGKQRDICKSCKKTFNDFTNTPIARTHFPDKWESFIRCTLKGLSLKAAAKEIGVSYVTLFYWRHKLLSALKMVKQNKMQGKFELENFFLKFSRKGQKSIEHNERRVHDQSVSYINISNNKVCVITALDSHKNIYSRAVGTGRINAMDMENYIGKILNKNKQAVSRPKSFFALFFKRKKIREINKYLDNSSEAVKYRRDCMEWMYRFRGVATKYLNNYLSLFKFLKSSNFNNISSTINKFIEAISKINIENTYINMRNAEISFN; the protein is encoded by the coding sequence ATGGAGAATAAAAAATGTACTGATATAAATATATTATCTTATTTTGCTTCATTAAGACATGATTCTGAAAGGAAATGCCCATACTGTGGCTGCACCCATACAGTGCTATACGGAAAATACAATGGTAAACAAAGAGATATATGCAAAAGCTGCAAAAAAACCTTTAATGATTTTACAAACACACCAATTGCAAGGACTCACTTTCCTGATAAATGGGAATCATTCATTAGATGTACCCTGAAGGGCTTGTCACTTAAGGCGGCAGCCAAAGAAATTGGCGTTTCTTATGTAACACTATTTTACTGGAGGCACAAGCTGCTTTCTGCTTTAAAAATGGTTAAACAAAATAAAATGCAGGGAAAGTTTGAACTTGAAAATTTTTTCTTAAAATTTTCCCGGAAGGGACAGAAAAGCATTGAACATAATGAAAGGAGAGTTCATGATCAAAGCGTAAGTTACATTAATATCAGCAATAATAAAGTCTGCGTTATTACAGCATTGGATTCACATAAAAATATTTATTCCAGGGCAGTTGGCACAGGACGTATAAATGCAATGGATATGGAAAATTATATTGGAAAAATATTAAATAAAAATAAGCAGGCAGTCTCAAGGCCGAAAAGCTTTTTTGCCTTGTTCTTTAAAAGAAAGAAAATAAGGGAGATCAATAAATATCTTGATAATAGCTCTGAAGCAGTAAAATATAGACGTGACTGCATGGAATGGATGTACCGTTTTAGAGGAGTAGCAACAAAGTATTTAAATAATTATTTAAGCTTATTCAAATTCTTAAAGAGTTCTAATTTTAATAATATTTCATCTACAATAAATAAATTTATAGAAGCAATAAGTAAAATTAATATTGAGAATACATATATAAATATGAGAAATGCTGAAATTAGTTTTAATTGA
- a CDS encoding ABC transporter ATP-binding protein, translating into MELLKTNYLTKTYGFGETAVKALKPTDLVIQKGEFTAIVGPSGSGKSTLLHLLAGLDKPSAGHVYINDIDIYSMKEKELSRFRRRNIGFIFQFFNLIPILSVEENIKLPLLMDGKKVDEDYINELMETLDIKNRKTHLPGEISGGQQQRVSIARALANKPSIIFADEPTGNLDSKNSKEVLSLLTKSIKKYNQTLVMITHDPQIASCADRIITICDGEIMEDKKVN; encoded by the coding sequence ATGGAATTATTAAAAACAAATTATTTAACAAAAACCTATGGCTTTGGGGAAACTGCAGTTAAAGCACTTAAACCAACTGACTTAGTTATTCAAAAAGGTGAATTTACTGCTATTGTAGGACCTAGCGGATCAGGTAAAAGTACTCTTCTGCATTTATTAGCAGGACTGGACAAACCATCAGCAGGTCACGTGTATATTAACGATATTGATATTTATTCTATGAAAGAAAAAGAGTTATCAAGATTCAGAAGAAGAAATATAGGTTTTATCTTTCAATTCTTTAATTTAATTCCTATATTATCTGTAGAAGAAAATATCAAACTACCACTTTTAATGGACGGTAAAAAAGTGGATGAGGATTATATTAATGAACTAATGGAAACTTTAGATATTAAGAATAGAAAAACTCACTTACCAGGGGAGATATCCGGCGGGCAGCAGCAGAGAGTTTCCATAGCAAGGGCATTGGCAAATAAACCATCAATCATATTTGCAGATGAGCCCACAGGAAACTTAGACAGTAAAAACAGTAAAGAAGTTTTAAGCTTACTTACCAAATCTATAAAAAAATATAATCAGACTCTGGTTATGATTACTCATGACCCTCAAATAGCTTCCTGTGCAGATAGAATTATAACTATATGTGATGGAGAAATTATGGAGGACAAGAAGGTGAATTAA
- a CDS encoding MDR family MFS transporter, whose protein sequence is MKDSRKRNILIALAVAMFLGAVEGTVVTTAIPTIVKSLQGFEMISLVFSAYLLTSAISTPIYGKLSDLYGRKNMLSIGIIIFLIGSFLCGLSQNMYMLITFRGIQGLGAGSIFTVTYTIVGDVFTLEERPKVQGIIGTVWGVASLIGPFFGGVLIDVLSWHWIFFINIPFGILSIILIQKNLNEVFEKKKHKIDFAGIITLSMAMIIFMNIFVSSTNKENNNIFYIISVLITFILLIAFYKIELNAEEPIIPFDIFTKTSTIVNIISFLTSAMLICSDVYFPIYIQNVLGFSPKISGLTLVPMSISWLIASVVLGKCIVKYGGKTVMLISSAILIMSTILLPTLGVGSPLLLVIIYVTIMGFGFGGALTTLTIMVQESVGYNKRGAATATNSLLRTLGQTIGVSIFGSIFNLYIVKYFAALGIKGVEPSNLYKASAYSAAVTNEQIKLSIVSSLHILFIILIIISCLCLILSIKMPNAAGEVNTESI, encoded by the coding sequence ATGAAAGATTCAAGAAAGAGAAATATATTAATAGCACTGGCTGTAGCAATGTTTCTAGGAGCAGTTGAAGGTACCGTTGTTACAACAGCAATTCCAACCATTGTAAAAAGTCTTCAGGGATTTGAAATGATAAGCCTTGTTTTTTCAGCATATTTACTAACTTCAGCAATTTCTACTCCCATATATGGCAAATTGTCTGACTTATATGGAAGAAAAAATATGCTTTCAATAGGAATAATTATATTTTTAATTGGCAGTTTTTTATGTGGATTATCACAAAATATGTATATGCTCATAACATTTCGTGGAATTCAAGGATTGGGAGCAGGTTCAATATTTACAGTAACATATACAATTGTTGGTGATGTATTTACACTTGAAGAAAGACCCAAGGTTCAGGGAATCATAGGCACAGTCTGGGGAGTAGCAAGCCTTATAGGACCATTTTTTGGAGGAGTTTTAATAGATGTACTGTCATGGCACTGGATATTTTTTATAAACATTCCCTTTGGAATATTATCAATAATATTAATTCAAAAAAACTTAAATGAAGTTTTTGAGAAGAAAAAGCATAAAATTGATTTTGCAGGTATTATTACTTTATCCATGGCTATGATTATATTTATGAACATATTTGTATCAAGCACTAATAAAGAAAATAATAATATTTTTTACATAATATCAGTTTTGATTACTTTTATATTGTTAATAGCATTTTATAAAATAGAATTAAATGCTGAAGAGCCTATTATTCCTTTTGATATCTTTACCAAAACAAGTACAATTGTAAACATAATAAGTTTTTTAACTTCGGCTATGCTTATATGTTCAGATGTGTATTTTCCAATATATATTCAAAATGTTCTTGGCTTTAGCCCTAAGATTTCGGGATTAACCCTGGTTCCAATGTCAATTTCATGGCTTATAGCCTCAGTAGTTTTAGGAAAATGTATAGTAAAGTACGGAGGAAAAACAGTTATGTTAATTTCCAGCGCTATTTTAATTATGAGCACAATATTGCTGCCTACACTGGGAGTAGGATCTCCATTATTATTGGTAATAATATATGTTACTATAATGGGATTTGGATTTGGAGGAGCTTTAACCACATTAACCATAATGGTTCAGGAATCTGTAGGATATAATAAAAGAGGTGCAGCAACTGCTACTAATTCATTACTTAGAACTTTAGGACAAACAATTGGAGTAAGTATATTTGGAAGTATATTTAATTTATATATTGTGAAATACTTTGCCGCACTAGGTATTAAAGGAGTGGAGCCAAGTAATTTATATAAGGCTTCTGCATATAGTGCTGCAGTAACAAATGAACAAATAAAGCTTTCCATAGTAAGTTCTTTGCACATTTTATTTATAATATTAATAATTATATCCTGCCTATGCTTGATTTTATCAATAAAAATGCCTAATGCAGCAGGGGAAGTCAATACTGAGTCCATATAA